In the Dictyostelium discoideum AX4 chromosome 6 chromosome, whole genome shotgun sequence genome, GTGAAGTTTCAATTCCTCTTGCTTTTATTTGTGTATTACATCTTGCCaatgaaaagaatttaacattaaatcaagataatataaataatttcataatttcaaaataatttcattaaaaaaaaaaaaaaaaaatcaaataaaaatgaaatatatgtgtatattcatttttaatatttattaatagtacaaaatttttattttttttttattttattttattatatatatatttttttttttttaaacttggATTTCTTCatcagttttattattattattattattattttcattcaattctaaatcttttttattttttaataatgattctaatttttctaatttttcttGTTCCaccttttcttttaatttttttctttctctttcatcttttcttttctttttctctaaaGCTAATTGgtgttcttctttttctttttcaattttctcTTCAATTCTTTGAGCTTCAGATTTATTTCTTTCTATTGAGTCTAAGgttttttgtaattgaagttcattcttttttaagagagtatcttcatcttcttttaattgtttttcaagtttttcagccaatttttgttgttctttttcaTGTTGTTGTCTTGCTTTATCCAATTCTTCCTTTGATTTTTCTTGTAAATCTGATAGTTTCTTTttgtgttgttgttcattttCCAGTTTTAGACTGGAAAGTTTTGCCATTTTATCTTCCAAATCTTTTTTGGATTGTTCCAAtgattttttggtttttgttgttgaaccCACAGTTTCCATGAGTGTTTTATGTTTATTTTGTATGATTTCACGTTCTTTAATGGTTTGATCCTTATCTTTCTTTATATCACCAATCATATCTTTTGCCtgtgataaaattgattccAATTTTTGTTTCTCttgttgaattttttgattttctttctctttcttttcgACCAATTGTTTCTTTGAGGTAGTTTCTTTTTCAGTTTTTGCCAAACGTTCGCTTATTCTCTTTTCTTTAATATCTAAATCTTCAGATGCGTATGCTTTAtcttgaatttctttttccaaTAACTCTTGTTGTGCTTTAACTTTATGTAAATCTTTAGAGAGTCCTTGTTCAACTTTTTCCAATAactctttttcttcttgttgttttaattgttttaatttctttaaacgCTTTTTCTCATCTTTAACCTCTGCTTTCTTCATTTCAACCTCTGCTGAATCTTCAATCGATAGTAATTCTAacttttgtttattaattaatgtaTCATCAACCTCTAAATTggtttttgaaatttgatcttccaatagtttattatcttttaaagCTTGGTGAGCTTCAGCCATAGCTTGTGAAGTTTTTTCACGTAATAATGATTTCTCTTTATAGAGTTCAGTATTTTTAGATTGtaataaatgattgatttCTTTCTCTTGTGATAGTAATTGATTGGTTTTTGATTGTTcctttttaattctttcagATTCTTTTTCAGTTTGTTCTTTTTGAATTGCAGCGAAATGAATATCCAATTTAagatctttattttttatttccattaattctttttctcttttttcattttcagtttgaatttgttgttttaataatcGATTTTCAGATTCAATAACTTgagttttaattttctctttttcatattcaatctcttttttaGTTGTCTCAAAATCAcgtttcattttttcaatGGTTTCACGATTCTTTTGTTTTGTATCACTGagtttaatttctttttgaaCTAGTACCTCATCCAATTCCATTTCTTTTTCCATTAAAATTTGAGAAGTTTCTTGTTTCTTTGTGGTTAATCTCTTCTTTTGAATGATAGTTTGTTCTAATTCCTCTTGAACTTCAAtagtttcaattttaattaccTCTGTTTGTTGTTGAGTATAAACCTTATCATTTTGAATTCTATCAATTTCATGACGTAAATCTCTGACTTGTTTAGTggttttatcaattattctCTCTGTttcaactttatttttaatcattttctCTGTATTATCTTTTGCACGAACTAATTCATCttgaatctttttctttGCCATTGAAATACGATGTTTATCTTCTTTGGTTTCAGTTAAATcaacttttaattgtttttcacTTTGTTTTAATGTTACAATTTgtgattcaatttcaattgctTGTTGTTTCACTTTCTCCAATTGTCTTTTAGTTTCAAGTAAACCTGTAGATTCTAATTTATTCAATATTTCTTGCTTCTCTTGAtctaatttctcttttactaattttaattcattttcatttgtagaggtatttaatttcaattgctCCAATTCCCTTTGATTTTGTTCAgagattgatttaatttcattatattcattttcaaGGCTTGTAGAAATTTCTTGTTCTAATTTTTGAATCTCTTGTTTCTCTTGTTCCAAttgttcaattaattgaGATTCAGTTGGACCCGCTGATTCTTGAATCtcttgtaattgttgttccaattgttgaatttgaatttcataTTCAGTCTTTTGCTGttgaaattctttttcaatgatttcaatCTTTTCATTTGTTTCCTCCTCGAATTGAATGTCttgttgtttattaatttcaattctttttttaatctctTCATAAACTTCAATCGATTCAAAATGACGATTTTGGTAACGTTGAATCTCTGAATCCAATTTTGAAATTGCTTCTTGATCAATATTTAACTTTTCATCAGCAGTTTTACCAACTTCAACCGATGGTACCATTGGTTCAACTTGATTGAAACGATTGAAAATGTATGCTACAAATGCCATATTTAAACGACCATTACCATCAACTATATCTTGTTGTCTAATGAATTTCTTACAATCCAATCTATCGATTGTATCTAAAAATCGTTTAGCACGCTCATTCAAATCCTTCTCATTCAAAAGTTCCAATCCACAaattgatggtgataattgatgaaataattgaatgTAAACTACACAATCTTTAATATCACTTGAGAAATTACTTATACGACGATCAATACCTGCTTCAGCTAAATGATGATTAACCCAACGTAATAGAATCTCATCTGCTACCAATTCTTCAATCTTTTCAGTCTCTCCTAAATCTAACATCTCTGCCTTTACACGATATGCCAATTTACTAACTTTATTCATTAAATCAATCTTTACCAATTGCCATAGAATAGATAGAATTAAATGTCTCTTTCCCTCTTGAATATCACCTGCACCAATATTTGTCAATTGAATTCCAATCTTTTTTGCAccttttaaacaattttctaaatttacattcttttcaaaaatatttaatttatctgaatttaattttaatgttgtttcattaattgtttttggtttaattgaattaattaatttactttaaataatataataaaattaataaaaattaataaattttttttttttttttttttaataaataataataaaaaattaattaccaTAAAATTACACCATCTTTTAatgaatcaaaaattaaatctgatTTTGGATCGATTGGAATTCtagattttaaaagtttttctttttttaataaaaaattaacatgTTCAACAAGACTTTGTTTNCTCTTCATCATGATATGTATGAacataatttatatttgtgGATGATTGAGTACTAACTAATTTACGTGTTGTTAGAATTGatgccattttttttttttttctttttttttttttttggttattttacttcttttattttaaaaataacataaaaaaaaaaaaaaatgtttttaaaaaaaaaaaggaaaagatatttaagaaatatacaaataatgtttttaatataagaatcaaaaaaaaaaaaaaaatttgtttataattatgttattaaaaaaaaaaaaaaaaaaaaaaaaaaaaaaaaaccattaaatttaatttaatttaattaaaaaaaaaattggttttttaaaaaaagggttaaaaaaaacccccccgatttttttttatttttaatggggggggggggggttggaaaaagaaaaaagtaaattttttttaaaaaaaaaaaaaaattttgggtgaatttatttaaaaaatcctaaaaaaaaaatgcccctttttatttccaaaaaaaaatttttcccttttcccaaaaaaaaaaaaaaaaaaaactcggtaatttttttccaaaagcccccccaaaaaaaaaaaaaaaaaaaaataaaaatataaaaaaaaaaaaagaaaaataaaaaaatcagttttaactgtttttttttttttttttaaataaaaaaaatattaatcgAAAAAAGTGTCTCCAAtggtttttaaatatttttttttttatttttttaatttttttttttttttttttttaaatttttttttttttcccaaaaggggtaaataaaaaaaaaaaaatttttcaataccCAAGGAAATTTTGTTTTCCCCCCAAAAAAAATCCAGCTTTGAAAggacatttaaaaaaaaggggaATTAAAAGGGGTTTTTTTACATAATTGGAATCccattaaaaattttgatttttttcctcaaaaaactattttttttcaaacttaataaaaaaaaatatcatttttttttccccaactttaaaaaataattttcattttttattaaaaagtgtttttaattatatatttattaatttattgaatgtttttttttattaatgaaaaaaaaaaattaactcctttctatttttagtttttttatttttatttttattttttaatttaaaaataattgattggGTGGggtaattaattaatttatttttgtttttttatttttataatttttaaaaattaatggtatttaaaattggttaaTGCTTTTAATCTTGGAGATAATTCAATGACATTCATATCATTCATTGCTCTACCATCATATCCACCAAAAATATATACACGAGAGTTGATAACATTTGCTGTTGCCATATCACGGGGATCAGGTGAGGTATAGAGGAATGACATTTTACTCCAAGTTTCAGAAATTGAATCGAAAAAGTACAACTTTTTCGTTACTTTTCCACGAACTAAATGTTGACCACCAAATACTCCTATTAATGGTCCTAATACAAAAACACTACTAAATGTACAAACTTGAACTGCTACTgcattattttgattattattttgattttggttttggttttggttttggttttggttttggttttggttttggttttggttttggttttggttttggttttggttttggttttggttttggttttggttttgattttgattttgattattatttactattGGATTATTTACAACACGACGCCATACATTTGTTTCTGTATCAAATATATGAATATCATTAAAACGTTCACGCCATGAATCACcagcaccaccaccaaacATATAAAGTTTTGTACCAATTGAAACCAAACGATGACCACAACGTGCTGAGGGTATATCACCTGTGGCTTTAATTTCCGACCAACATAATGAAACTGTATCGAAAACGAAAAACTCATCCAAATCCTGTAACTCCCAACGACCATCTCTATTGATACCACCGAAAACATAGAGTTTATCACCGATTGAAGTGGCAGCATGATTGGTACGTGAACGTGGTGGAGTACCACTAACGTTTGGACAACTCCATGATAATTTCTCTGTATcgaaaattgataaatcgaAATAGACTCCACTACCATCGAATCCACCAAATACAAAAATCTTATTCTTGATTGCTACACTTGTATGACGTGCAAACTTTGGTGGAGTTACACCCGTGACTTCCACTTTACTAAAACGATTCTTTTCAGTATCGAATCTGAAAATATCACCAAATCTTCTCATTTGAGTTTCCTGACCAcctatataatatatatagttGCCAACGGCTGTACCTGTATGTTGATATCTTGGTGTTGGTATAACTCCTTTCAACTTTATTACACTTGAAAATACTTGACCCCTTTCTGATGTAcataaagtttttaattgataataatttttccattgtgaatcaaatatttcctttttatctaatattgaaatttttggtatttcaattatttgtttttgtttttcttgttgttgttgttgtttttgttgttgttgttgttgttgatgtaatCTTTGAATATATTGTGGTTGAcctggtggtgatggtggtgtaTTTTGtgattgatttttattattattattattattattattattattattattattattattattattattattattattattattattattattattattattattattattattattattattattatttgtaatgatACAAGGTTTTCCCCatctttttaaaactttttttttccataagTCGTAATCTTGAGTTAATCTATAAAAATTCATTGATACTAATgacatattaaaaattgtatCCAATGAAAAATAACTAATGATTTTAACAATGATTTCTTCTGGTAATTCGTGAATTGggaaatataaattattattacttgacTCATCATCCATggttgatgaaattaatgggaaatatttatttggttcgaaatattctttaaaacCATTTGTAGTATTTGTaccattgtttttattattattattattactatgaCTATCTAATGATAGAtttgaaacttttttaaataagaaATGGATTGAACCTGTTG is a window encoding:
- the frpA gene encoding actin binding protein (calponin homology (CH) domain-containing protein), with product MFIHIMMKXKQSLVEHVNFLLKKEKLLKSRIPIDPKSDLIFDSLKDGVILCKLINSIKPKTINETTLKLNSDKLNIFEKNVNLENCLKGAKKIGIQLTNIGAGDIQEGKRHLILSILWQLVKIDLMNKVSKLAYRVKAEMLDLGETEKIEELVADEILLRWVNHHLAEAGIDRRISNFSSDIKDCVVYIQLFHQLSPSICGLELLNEKDLNERAKRFLDTIDRLDCKKFIRQQDIVDGNGRLNMAFVAYIFNRFNQVEPMVPSVEVGKTADEKLNIDQEAISKLDSEIQRYQNRHFESIEVYEEIKKRIEINKQQDIQFEEETNEKIEIIEKEFQQQKTEYEIQIQQLEQQLQEIQESAGPTESQLIEQLEQEKQEIQKLEQEISTSLENEYNEIKSISEQNQRELEQLKLNTSTNENELKLVKEKLDQEKQEILNKLESTGLLETKRQLEKVKQQAIEIESQIVTLKQSEKQLKVDLTETKEDKHRISMAKKKIQDELVRAKDNTEKMIKNKVETERIIDKTTKQVRDLRHEIDRIQNDKVYTQQQTEVIKIETIEVQEELEQTIIQKKRLTTKKQETSQILMEKEMELDEVLVQKEIKLSDTKQKNRETIEKMKRDFETTKKEIEYEKEKIKTQVIESENRLLKQQIQTENEKREKELMEIKNKDLKLDIHFAAIQKEQTEKESERIKKEQSKTNQLLSQEKEINHLLQSKNTELYKEKSLLREKTSQAMAEAHQALKDNKLLEDQISKTNLEVDDTLINKQKLELLSIEDSAEVEMKKAEVKDEKKRLKKLKQLKQQEEKELLEKVEQGLSKDLHKVKAQQELLEKEIQDKAYASEDLDIKEKRISERLAKTEKETTSKKQLVEKKEKENQKIQQEKQKLESILSQAKDMIGDIKKDKDQTIKEREIIQNKHKTLMETVGSTTKTKKSLEQSKKDLEDKMAKLSSLKLENEQQHKKKLSDLQEKSKEELDKARQQHEKEQQKLAEKLEKQLKEDEDTLLKKNELQLQKTLDSIERNKSEAQRIEEKIEKEKEEHQLALEKKKRKDERERKKLKEKVEQEKLEKLESLLKNKKDLELNENNNNNNNKTDEEIQV